From Bacteroidota bacterium, the proteins below share one genomic window:
- a CDS encoding Gfo/Idh/MocA family oxidoreductase: MPLNRKIRYGMVGGGPGAFIGAVHRKAAALDGEIELVAGAFSSTAEKSKQQGEELHLDPSRVYGSYKEMAEGESKLPEGERIDFVSIVTPNFTHYDIAKTFLEAGFHVVCDKPMTMTLEESEDLCRLVKKHDAVFALTHNYTGYPMVKEARQMIRDGKLGTVRKVVVEYPQGWLATLLEESGAKQAVWRTDPKKAGVSSAIGDIGSHAENLARYVTGLEMDKLFADLTTFVPGRKLEDDANMLVHFKGGAKGVLYCSQVSVGEENNLRIRVYGTEASMEWRQEHPNYLHVRTQDGPEQVFKRGNGYLSPVAQHNTRLPSGHPEAFIEAFANIYLNAARTMAAQIAGEAPGEFDTDYPTVQDGAVGVHFIHTAVKSGKAASWVDASYTPPA; this comes from the coding sequence ATGCCTCTCAACAGGAAAATTAGATATGGAATGGTTGGTGGTGGTCCTGGCGCTTTTATTGGCGCAGTACACCGCAAAGCCGCAGCCCTCGATGGCGAAATAGAACTGGTCGCCGGCGCATTTTCGTCTACGGCCGAGAAATCCAAACAGCAGGGTGAAGAGCTACACCTCGATCCCTCCCGCGTCTACGGTTCATACAAAGAAATGGCAGAAGGAGAAAGCAAGCTGCCAGAAGGGGAGCGTATTGATTTTGTCTCGATTGTAACGCCCAACTTCACGCACTACGACATCGCAAAAACCTTTCTCGAAGCTGGCTTTCACGTTGTCTGTGATAAACCGATGACGATGACGCTGGAAGAGTCAGAAGACCTGTGCCGTCTCGTGAAAAAGCACGACGCTGTTTTTGCCCTGACGCACAACTACACAGGCTACCCGATGGTGAAAGAGGCGCGGCAGATGATTCGAGATGGCAAGCTGGGCACTGTACGCAAGGTTGTGGTTGAGTATCCACAGGGCTGGCTTGCAACCCTCCTCGAAGAATCAGGTGCAAAACAGGCGGTTTGGCGGACCGACCCGAAGAAAGCCGGTGTTTCATCAGCCATTGGCGACATTGGCTCGCACGCAGAAAACCTGGCCCGCTATGTAACCGGTCTGGAAATGGATAAACTCTTTGCAGACCTCACCACCTTTGTCCCGGGCCGCAAACTCGAAGACGATGCAAACATGCTTGTCCATTTCAAAGGCGGCGCTAAAGGTGTATTGTATTGTTCACAGGTTTCTGTGGGGGAGGAGAACAACCTCCGCATCCGGGTCTACGGTACGGAGGCCTCAATGGAATGGCGGCAAGAGCATCCCAACTATCTGCATGTAAGGACGCAAGATGGGCCGGAGCAAGTGTTTAAGCGCGGCAACGGCTACCTTTCTCCGGTTGCGCAGCACAACACCCGGCTGCCATCTGGGCATCCTGAGGCGTTTATCGAAGCGTTTGCCAACATTTACCTGAATGCAGCGCGCACCATGGCGGCCCAAATTGCCGGCGAAGCGCCCGGTGAATTTGACACCGACTATCCAACCGTACAAGATGGCGCTGTTGGCGTGCACTTTATTCATACGGCTGTGAAAAGTGGTAAGGCGGCGAGCTGGGTTGACGCCAGCTATACGCCGCCAGCATAG
- a CDS encoding sugar phosphate isomerase/epimerase: MARPVTLFTGQWADLPLETLAEKASKMDFDGLELACWGDHFDVQKALSDDSYCQGRRDLLAKHGLEVYAISSHLVGQAICDNIDSRHQAILPPYVWGDGDPEGVRQRAAKEMMDTARAAAKLGVPVVNGFTGSSIWHLLYSFPPVSPEMIDAGYQDFADRFNPILDVFDEVGVRFGLEVHPTEIAFDISSSHRALEALKHRKAFGFNYDPSHFGYQGVDYVGFIEEFGDRIYHAHMKDVWWSDQPKRAGVFGGHIDFGHRDRFWDFRSIGRGNIDFEEIIRELNRIGYDGPLSIEWEDSGMDREEGAEEACAYIKAVDFTPAHGAFDAAFDKSNQ, translated from the coding sequence ATGGCAAGACCTGTTACCTTGTTTACCGGCCAGTGGGCTGATCTGCCCCTCGAAACACTCGCTGAAAAAGCCAGCAAAATGGACTTCGATGGCCTCGAACTGGCCTGTTGGGGTGATCATTTTGATGTGCAGAAAGCCCTGAGCGACGACAGCTACTGTCAGGGCCGGCGCGACTTGCTCGCCAAACACGGCCTTGAAGTGTATGCAATTAGCAGCCACCTGGTAGGCCAGGCTATTTGTGACAACATCGACAGCCGGCACCAGGCAATTTTGCCGCCTTATGTTTGGGGCGATGGGGATCCGGAAGGTGTGCGCCAGCGTGCAGCCAAAGAAATGATGGATACCGCGCGTGCTGCTGCTAAACTGGGTGTGCCGGTTGTAAACGGCTTCACGGGCAGCAGCATCTGGCATTTGCTTTACTCATTCCCGCCTGTATCACCCGAGATGATTGATGCCGGCTACCAGGACTTCGCAGACCGCTTCAATCCGATCCTTGATGTGTTCGACGAAGTAGGTGTGCGGTTTGGCTTGGAAGTTCATCCAACTGAAATTGCGTTTGACATTTCTTCGTCGCACCGTGCACTTGAAGCACTGAAACACCGGAAAGCGTTTGGCTTCAATTACGACCCGAGCCACTTTGGCTATCAGGGGGTTGACTACGTTGGCTTTATCGAAGAATTTGGCGACCGCATTTACCACGCACACATGAAAGACGTGTGGTGGTCTGACCAGCCCAAGCGCGCCGGCGTGTTTGGGGGACATATTGATTTTGGGCACCGCGATCGCTTCTGGGACTTCCGTTCCATCGGTCGGGGTAACATTGATTTTGAAGAAATCATCCGCGAACTGAATAGGATTGGTTACGACGGCCCGCTTTCCATTGAGTGGGAAGATTCAGGTATGGATCGTGAAGAAGGAGCAGAAGAGGCTTGTGCGTATATTAAAGCCGTAGACTTTACGCCGGCACACGGCGCGTTTGATGCGGCATTTGATAAATCAAACCAGTAG
- a CDS encoding transmembrane 220 family protein: MKWVSGAMALLFIAWAAFQYNDPDPFMWILVYGLASLASVLFLINRLPLAFPLIFCVAGFGWAIYLSTIITYEPPLIGIEAWREMMGLIVISSWMGLLTWLLRRSKTKEAVAVSKTT, from the coding sequence ATGAAATGGGTCAGCGGCGCCATGGCGTTATTATTTATTGCCTGGGCAGCATTTCAGTACAATGATCCGGATCCTTTTATGTGGATTCTCGTCTATGGATTAGCTTCCCTGGCCAGTGTATTATTTCTAATTAATAGATTGCCCCTGGCTTTTCCATTGATCTTCTGCGTGGCCGGCTTTGGATGGGCAATTTATCTCTCAACCATCATCACATACGAGCCGCCATTAATTGGTATCGAAGCTTGGCGGGAAATGATGGGGCTGATTGTAATCTCTAGCTGGATGGGTTTGCTAACCTGGCTCCTGCGCCGTTCAAAAACAAAAGAGGCTGTTGCCGTTTCTAAAACAACGTGA
- a CDS encoding PA14 domain-containing protein codes for MSVPEPVDGTQGTRPRDPWVFAGALDDRPRTLFVALHHDLWLAFDTARGTVYKAWRGGLQPASLNPDRFSAWPAAINGLLYQAGADENPWRLIRNGRETTPEVIYRGYRIAGDRLTITYQLVSAQGQRIDIEETPEVIHDAAQRPGLTRSFFVAQAPPNVQVALDVNAQTLKSRTDLQTNGVFQRSGEKTHTFVWGKTFDIAGRLLLNTGSVTDFTTYFAPNLLKNLEDETALDPLELFKNTRVYQSLDLGDEASASNRMIRRQGQVPGVSVKVYGIGESIDSLMQLAPGQLPTANSIQPALDLTSKQHFGDLDFYFISHINGNLNVVSEGIYSFQVLADDGVRFSIGDSLLYEHNGLQAAEPSADIDIYLKPGLYPLSVEHFQSTGQKRLTIKWRPPWSGTFDVLEAPTLSTRKEEQRRVSVGKKHVLRQFPDALIDLERIAVDAVHPGLTVSALKNPALNGAIGGIDVLSDGRLVLATWDGTHGNVWLVDDNPEQDKQLQARVIAKGLAYPFGIKAVDDEVFLLQRHELTQLIDLDGDEEIDEYRVVANDWPLTNDFDEYAFGLSYHQGSFYAGLAAPVDGEGAILIEDLPDRGNLVRLGFDGSVVQISDGFQVNNGVWLDDEGTLAVMDHRNPWFSDSRLMLVSGGQGRSFLPAAANKAAPLAMSSIWLPSGSESKAPTQPVRMKAGPYAGQWVYGDLQAGRLNRVYVETVEDQLQGAVFRYTGGLPFPVNRLVVDDEGALLAGGLTFAEPWLTLKPQEEVLQRITFSGEEAFEMVAMHAMPDGFELAFSAEVSETAAEDVEHYRVYTWSNHESAKRRRPDRSLVDAVPVQAVQISDDGKRVRLSIDNMKAGAIYYINLAPAYESASGDGLWSNEAWYSLNVIPGSAIGQADD; via the coding sequence ATGTCTGTACCTGAACCTGTTGATGGCACCCAGGGCACACGGCCCCGCGATCCATGGGTATTTGCCGGTGCACTCGACGACCGACCACGCACCCTGTTTGTTGCGCTGCACCACGACCTCTGGCTGGCGTTTGATACCGCACGCGGCACTGTATACAAAGCGTGGCGTGGCGGATTGCAACCCGCATCACTAAACCCTGATCGCTTTTCTGCCTGGCCGGCAGCCATCAATGGTCTCCTGTATCAGGCCGGTGCTGACGAAAACCCCTGGCGGCTTATCCGAAACGGACGAGAAACAACGCCTGAAGTGATCTATCGTGGTTATCGGATTGCCGGTGATCGACTCACTATTACCTACCAACTGGTTTCTGCGCAAGGGCAGCGTATCGATATTGAAGAGACGCCTGAGGTTATTCATGATGCAGCCCAGCGGCCCGGCTTAACCCGTTCTTTCTTTGTTGCACAGGCGCCACCCAATGTTCAGGTTGCGCTTGATGTGAACGCGCAGACACTCAAGTCACGCACCGACCTCCAAACCAATGGCGTATTCCAGCGATCCGGAGAAAAGACGCATACCTTCGTGTGGGGCAAGACCTTTGATATTGCAGGCCGGCTGTTATTGAACACGGGCAGCGTGACCGATTTTACCACCTATTTTGCTCCGAACCTGCTAAAAAACCTCGAAGACGAGACCGCCCTGGATCCACTGGAGCTCTTCAAAAATACGCGGGTGTACCAGTCGCTGGATCTCGGCGACGAAGCAAGTGCATCAAATCGCATGATTCGCCGGCAGGGGCAAGTCCCTGGCGTGTCTGTAAAAGTCTACGGCATCGGTGAATCGATTGACAGCCTGATGCAACTGGCACCCGGACAACTGCCCACCGCCAACAGCATTCAACCTGCCCTTGATTTGACCTCCAAACAGCACTTTGGTGATCTGGATTTCTACTTCATCAGCCATATCAACGGCAACCTTAATGTTGTGTCCGAAGGGATCTACAGTTTTCAGGTATTGGCTGATGACGGCGTACGCTTTTCCATTGGAGACTCGCTATTGTATGAACACAACGGACTCCAGGCTGCGGAGCCTTCAGCAGATATTGATATTTACCTGAAGCCGGGCCTGTATCCTTTATCGGTAGAACATTTCCAATCGACCGGGCAAAAGCGATTAACCATCAAGTGGCGGCCCCCGTGGAGTGGCACGTTCGACGTGTTGGAGGCGCCGACTTTATCCACCCGAAAAGAAGAGCAGCGGCGCGTGTCGGTAGGAAAGAAGCACGTATTGCGTCAATTTCCAGATGCATTGATCGATCTGGAGCGAATAGCGGTTGATGCAGTGCATCCGGGATTAACTGTGTCTGCCTTGAAAAACCCGGCGCTTAATGGCGCTATTGGGGGCATCGATGTGCTGTCGGATGGCCGGCTCGTGCTGGCAACCTGGGATGGCACACACGGCAATGTATGGCTGGTTGATGACAATCCAGAGCAAGACAAGCAGTTACAGGCCCGCGTCATTGCCAAGGGGCTTGCTTATCCGTTTGGCATCAAGGCGGTAGATGACGAAGTGTTTTTGCTGCAGCGCCACGAGTTGACGCAACTGATTGACCTGGATGGCGATGAGGAAATTGATGAATACCGTGTAGTGGCAAATGACTGGCCACTGACCAACGATTTTGATGAGTATGCCTTTGGGTTGTCATACCATCAGGGCAGCTTTTACGCCGGCCTTGCTGCACCCGTGGATGGCGAGGGTGCCATTCTCATAGAAGATTTACCGGACAGGGGCAACCTGGTGAGACTCGGATTTGACGGCTCTGTTGTGCAAATATCCGACGGCTTTCAGGTTAACAATGGTGTTTGGCTCGACGATGAAGGCACGCTTGCTGTAATGGATCACCGCAATCCATGGTTTTCTGATTCCCGCCTGATGCTGGTTTCAGGAGGCCAGGGCCGTTCGTTTTTGCCGGCTGCTGCCAATAAGGCCGCACCTTTGGCTATGTCATCTATCTGGTTGCCATCTGGTTCAGAAAGCAAAGCGCCAACGCAACCTGTACGCATGAAGGCGGGCCCGTACGCCGGCCAATGGGTTTACGGCGACCTCCAGGCAGGCAGGCTAAACCGCGTATATGTTGAGACCGTTGAAGACCAACTTCAAGGCGCCGTCTTTCGCTACACCGGCGGCCTGCCGTTTCCCGTAAACCGGCTCGTCGTTGATGATGAAGGCGCGTTGCTAGCTGGCGGACTCACTTTTGCTGAACCCTGGCTGACCCTCAAGCCACAGGAAGAAGTGCTGCAGCGGATTACGTTTAGCGGTGAAGAGGCATTTGAGATGGTCGCCATGCATGCGATGCCCGATGGATTTGAACTCGCTTTTTCGGCTGAGGTCAGTGAAACCGCAGCTGAAGACGTGGAGCACTATCGAGTATACACCTGGTCGAACCACGAATCAGCAAAACGCCGCCGGCCCGACAGAAGTCTGGTTGATGCCGTACCTGTACAGGCTGTTCAAATTTCAGACGATGGCAAACGCGTCCGGTTATCCATAGACAACATGAAAGCCGGCGCTATCTACTATATCAACCTCGCACCCGCTTACGAAAGCGCATCAGGTGACGGACTGTGGAGCAACGAAGCATGGTACTCGCTCAATGTAATCCCCGGTTCTGCAATCGGCCAGGCCGATGATTAG